In the Candidatus Omnitrophota bacterium genome, one interval contains:
- a CDS encoding cation:proton antiporter: MVNNPILSLAIVFILGFFASRLAKKLKIPTITAYVILGILFSPSLLNLLSKNLLEASGFFSNVVLGMIAFSLGESFSLGTLRRVGRAVTGISISASVVPWFLVTLAVRFIFNQPFSVALIFGAIAAATAPAAVVMVTQEYKSKGDFTDTLLGVVAIDDAWALMIFGFSLALAKTSLNGNGSALHVIKDVGWASLEIAGSLGVGALVAVIFGALSKFVNTMKDRLIYTLGFLFFAIGVSMFFHLSVLLSCIFFGAMLTNTNRISFEFFNSLREIDSPLYLIFFVLAGASLKISVLGTAISLTIGYIVFRSLGKIIGAFLGAKIIDTSLIIKKYMGIALIPQAGVALACALVAKDAIGGSWGDKILTITIASTVIFELIGPWATKFALVRSGEIQEQEI; this comes from the coding sequence ATGGTCAACAATCCGATTCTAAGCCTAGCGATTGTTTTCATCCTAGGCTTTTTTGCTTCCCGTCTGGCTAAGAAGTTAAAAATACCTACCATTACTGCTTATGTTATTCTAGGTATATTGTTTTCGCCGAGTTTATTGAATCTGTTATCTAAGAACTTACTTGAGGCGTCAGGGTTTTTTTCTAATGTAGTTTTAGGGATGATTGCTTTTAGCTTGGGTGAAAGTTTCTCACTTGGAACTTTGAGACGGGTAGGTAGGGCGGTTACTGGAATTTCAATAAGCGCTTCAGTTGTCCCTTGGTTTTTAGTTACCTTGGCGGTAAGGTTTATTTTTAATCAGCCATTCTCGGTAGCTTTGATATTTGGAGCGATTGCTGCAGCTACTGCTCCGGCAGCTGTAGTAATGGTAACTCAGGAATATAAGAGTAAAGGAGATTTTACTGACACTCTTTTAGGGGTTGTGGCCATAGATGATGCTTGGGCTTTAATGATTTTTGGATTTTCATTAGCCTTAGCTAAAACTTCTTTAAACGGCAATGGTTCAGCTTTGCATGTAATTAAAGATGTCGGTTGGGCATCTTTAGAAATAGCCGGATCTTTAGGGGTGGGGGCTTTAGTTGCGGTAATTTTTGGTGCGCTTTCTAAGTTTGTCAATACGATGAAAGACCGATTGATCTATACTTTAGGTTTTCTATTTTTTGCAATCGGGGTCTCAATGTTTTTTCATCTGTCGGTTCTTTTGTCTTGTATATTCTTTGGGGCGATGTTGACGAATACTAACCGGATTAGTTTTGAATTTTTTAATTCCTTACGCGAGATAGATTCACCGTTGTATTTAATATTTTTTGTTTTAGCCGGTGCCAGTTTAAAAATCAGTGTTTTAGGCACGGCGATATCTTTAACCATTGGTTACATTGTTTTTAGGTCTTTAGGTAAAATTATCGGTGCCTTTTTGGGGGCGAAGATTATCGATACTTCTTTAATTATAAAAAAGTATATGGGGATAGCTTTAATACCTCAGGCCGGAGTAGCTTTGGCTTGTGCCCTTGTGGCTAAAGATGCTATTGGTGGTAGTTGGGGCGATAAAATTCTTACGATAACTATTGCTAGTACAGTTATTTTTGAACTTATTGGTCCTTGGGCGACAAAATTTGCTTTAGTTAGGTCTGGAGAAATACAGGAGCAAGAAATATGA
- the rsmA gene encoding 16S rRNA (adenine(1518)-N(6)/adenine(1519)-N(6))-dimethyltransferase RsmA has protein sequence MKQKRSLSQVFLNDKKCIEKMVSVLDIDGKTVFEIGPGSGCISEHLAQRAKKFICVEIDPRFYKVLSDKFAQKLNTEVVAADVLKFPLSKVGGKIVVFGNVPYQISSDIIEYLISYRSQIKQAYLTFQKEFVQKLLAKPSSSFYGILSCRIQYYAKIKKIFDISAESFCPKPKVDSSFIRLEFYKKPLYKAKDEKFLFDLITKAFSQRRKKIINSLAIDEPEKVLLSLKINPNLRAEDLSLKEYVAIANNFSILSQK, from the coding sequence ATGAAACAAAAGCGTTCTTTAAGCCAGGTATTCTTAAACGATAAGAAGTGTATTGAGAAAATGGTAAGCGTTTTAGATATCGATGGTAAAACTGTTTTTGAGATTGGCCCTGGTTCAGGGTGCATTAGCGAGCATCTTGCTCAAAGGGCTAAAAAATTTATCTGTGTAGAGATCGATCCCCGTTTTTATAAAGTTCTAAGCGATAAATTTGCTCAAAAGTTAAATACCGAAGTCGTTGCGGCAGATGTACTTAAGTTTCCACTTTCTAAGGTAGGCGGAAAAATAGTTGTTTTTGGTAATGTTCCTTATCAGATAAGTTCAGATATAATTGAATACCTTATAAGCTATCGTAGTCAAATCAAGCAAGCTTACCTTACTTTCCAGAAGGAGTTTGTTCAGAAACTTCTCGCTAAACCTTCTTCAAGCTTTTACGGTATTCTTAGCTGTCGCATCCAGTATTATGCGAAAATCAAGAAAATATTTGATATATCGGCTGAGAGTTTTTGCCCTAAGCCGAAGGTAGACTCTTCTTTTATTAGGTTAGAGTTTTATAAGAAACCTCTCTATAAAGCTAAAGATGAAAAGTTTCTTTTTGATCTTATTACCAAGGCTTTCTCCCAACGCCGCAAAAAGATTATTAACTCTTTAGCGATAGACGAACCAGAGAAGGTTCTTCTAAGCCTTAAGATAAACCCAAATCTAAGGGCTGAAGATTTATCTTTGAAAGAATATGTAGCTATAGCCAATAACTTTAGTATTTTGAGTCAGAAATAG
- a CDS encoding 4-hydroxythreonine-4-phosphate dehydrogenase PdxA codes for MSKKRVVIASGDPAGCGPLITLKAIEQLKNKDIDFFVTGDNKIFEQFPVYKRVKKRINFIDLNTPGIKKLKKGKPSISSGRAALSYLNEALELVDSKDIRRLVTAPLSKEAVQLIYRQFSGHTEYLKNYFRVPQIEMMMVSAQLKIVLLTRHIDLSKVNSLLRPEEIKKTLSLVYSSLQGQFKLKKPNIAFASFNPHAGVDTFFGKEEKKIAFGIAKFRKKISGPYPSDTLFTKDSLNKYDCIVCVYHDQAMIPFKLLAMREGVNLTLGLPIVRTSPAHGVAYDLTKQKKTPFHSSMFEAIKLALKLTP; via the coding sequence ATGAGTAAAAAGAGAGTCGTAATTGCCTCCGGAGATCCAGCTGGTTGTGGGCCGCTAATTACCTTAAAGGCTATTGAGCAGCTCAAAAACAAGGATATTGATTTTTTTGTTACTGGTGATAATAAAATTTTCGAGCAGTTTCCGGTATATAAAAGGGTAAAAAAACGTATTAATTTTATTGATCTTAATACTCCCGGAATCAAAAAACTAAAAAAAGGAAAACCGTCAATTTCATCTGGACGAGCCGCCTTAAGCTATCTTAATGAGGCCTTAGAGCTAGTTGATAGCAAGGATATTAGGCGGTTAGTTACCGCCCCCTTATCTAAAGAAGCCGTACAGTTAATCTATAGGCAGTTTAGTGGTCATACTGAGTACTTAAAGAATTATTTTAGGGTCCCACAGATTGAGATGATGATGGTTTCAGCTCAGCTAAAGATAGTTCTCCTAACTCGGCACATTGATTTAAGTAAGGTGAATTCTTTATTGAGACCAGAAGAGATTAAAAAAACTCTCAGCTTAGTCTATTCTTCACTTCAAGGTCAGTTTAAACTAAAAAAACCAAACATAGCCTTTGCTTCTTTTAACCCTCATGCCGGAGTTGATACTTTTTTCGGAAAGGAGGAAAAGAAGATAGCTTTCGGTATTGCTAAATTTAGAAAGAAGATTTCCGGCCCATACCCGTCGGATACTTTATTTACTAAAGATAGTCTAAATAAATATGATTGTATTGTTTGTGTTTACCATGATCAGGCAATGATTCCTTTTAAGTTGCTAGCGATGAGGGAGGGGGTAAATCTTACTTTGGGTTTACCGATCGTGAGAACCTCTCCGGCTCACGGCGTAGCTTATGATCTTACAAAACAGAAAAAAACTCCATTTCATTCCTCAATGTTTGAAGCTATCAAATTAGCTTTAAAACTCACCCCATGA
- a CDS encoding PTS sugar transporter subunit IIA: protein MVVSNYLKEQYCLIGLVSQDKKSVITEIADKLAASGKLIDKEKFVNDVVEREELGSTGIGKKVAIPHARTSSVKGFIIGFGKSEAGIDFSALDGDKVNLVFLMGADPSELNLYLRILAELSKLLMNNSFREELILAKNPKEVIATIKKFERV from the coding sequence ATGGTTGTTTCTAACTATTTAAAAGAGCAATATTGTTTAATCGGGTTAGTGTCTCAGGATAAAAAAAGCGTAATTACTGAAATAGCTGACAAGCTAGCGGCAAGTGGCAAGCTCATTGATAAAGAAAAATTCGTCAATGATGTTGTTGAAAGAGAAGAGCTTGGTTCTACTGGCATTGGCAAAAAGGTTGCTATTCCTCATGCTCGTACCAGTTCGGTTAAAGGCTTTATCATTGGTTTTGGAAAGTCTGAAGCGGGAATTGATTTTTCAGCTTTAGATGGAGACAAAGTCAATTTGGTTTTTCTGATGGGGGCAGATCCGAGTGAATTAAATCTTTATTTGAGAATTTTAGCTGAGCTTTCTAAATTGTTGATGAATAATTCTTTTCGCGAAGAACTTATTTTAGCCAAAAATCCGAAAGAAGTTATTGCAACGATTAAGAAATTCGAGAGAGTTTAA
- a CDS encoding CBS domain-containing protein translates to MEIKVSEIVKKDIIKVKRSMSLRKLLNLFKEFHTHPLIPVVNDQDELIGVVYPENMLDLLRPAQAKLFRNIPFMEIDEDVFDLDPVPAMGDLLIVDDIMDTNVISIKDQSLLNDAYAAMRRHKRDRLPVVDAQGKIVGIIGVFDIIWRMFKEKEIV, encoded by the coding sequence ATGGAAATAAAAGTGTCCGAAATCGTTAAAAAAGATATTATAAAAGTTAAACGTTCAATGTCTCTGCGGAAACTTCTTAATCTATTTAAGGAGTTTCATACCCATCCTTTAATTCCGGTTGTCAATGACCAGGATGAGTTGATTGGTGTTGTTTACCCGGAGAATATGCTTGATCTTCTCAGGCCAGCCCAGGCAAAACTATTTCGAAATATCCCGTTTATGGAGATCGATGAAGACGTTTTTGACTTAGATCCGGTCCCGGCTATGGGCGATTTGTTGATTGTTGATGACATTATGGACACTAATGTTATATCAATAAAAGATCAGAGTCTTCTTAATGATGCTTATGCTGCTATGCGTCGGCATAAACGCGATCGCCTGCCAGTGGTTGATGCTCAAGGAAAAATCGTCGGCATCATAGGTGTTTTTGATATCATTTGGAGAATGTTTAAAGAAAAAGAAATTGTTTAA
- a CDS encoding nitroreductase family protein, with the protein MDVFEAIKTRRSIRSYQQDPIEEEKLQIILEAGRWAPSASNRQEWRFIVVRDKARREALSVAAKNQIFVKEAPVVIACCAETDGHLMTCGQACYPIDIAIAIDHMTLAAVELGLGTCWVGAFYPDQVRAILSIPEDIKIVELLTLGYPKTSPFGPHDRLAIDKIVFSEKWGNFYRPTEHF; encoded by the coding sequence ATGGATGTTTTCGAAGCAATAAAAACAAGGCGGAGTATTCGTAGTTATCAACAGGATCCGATTGAGGAAGAGAAACTACAAATTATTCTTGAGGCTGGTCGGTGGGCTCCTTCAGCTTCAAACCGACAAGAGTGGCGCTTTATTGTTGTTAGAGATAAAGCTAGGAGAGAAGCGCTTTCAGTGGCTGCCAAGAATCAGATTTTCGTAAAAGAAGCGCCGGTGGTTATAGCTTGCTGTGCTGAGACGGATGGTCACCTGATGACTTGTGGTCAAGCCTGTTATCCAATCGATATAGCCATTGCAATCGATCATATGACTTTGGCTGCGGTTGAACTAGGTTTAGGTACTTGCTGGGTAGGGGCTTTCTATCCTGATCAAGTGAGGGCTATCCTTAGCATTCCCGAAGATATAAAAATAGTTGAGCTGCTTACTTTGGGATATCCTAAAACAAGCCCTTTCGGTCCTCATGATCGTTTAGCGATTGATAAAATAGTTTTTTCTGAAAAATGGGGTAATTTTTATAGGCCCACCGAGCACTTTTAG
- a CDS encoding sodium-dependent transporter, with the protein MKNQTLAHHRPQWKTHIGFLLAAVGSAIGLGNIWRFSYLCYKNGGGAFLIPYLIALLIVGIPLMVLEIGLGHKMRGSAPASFASVSKKWEWLGWWQVIFVMFGIVLYYSVVISWCLSFLFFSFKLNWAPDPNVFFFKKFLMVSSGPFDIGQLRTPIVFSLLLVWFFSWLILFRGVQKGLERANKIFMPLLFFLTAIIVFWGLHLPGARAGVMVYLTPDFSRLSDVKVWMDAFSQIFFTLSLGFGIMIAYASYLPKKSEIVRDALIISGVNSLFSLFAGFGVFAVLGYMAHTTGQPISEVVSESIGLAFVAFPKAISLLPYLAKFFGIVFFGSLVIAGLSSSISIVEAFTSGLVDKFHYSRKSVVSALSILGFLGGVVFATQGGLYWLDIVDHFLTQYGLVAAAIFECILLGWIYKSNKLRGHINHYSSWRLRGWWDICVKFVIPLILLIIFVSALVEEFSTPYGGYSRLAIVLIGRDWLIYTLFFAIIVASHHWKTEPSERNL; encoded by the coding sequence ATGAAGAATCAAACTCTAGCCCATCATCGGCCCCAGTGGAAAACCCATATCGGATTTCTTTTGGCTGCTGTAGGCTCAGCCATTGGCTTAGGTAATATTTGGCGTTTTTCTTACCTTTGTTATAAGAATGGTGGAGGAGCCTTCCTAATACCTTATTTAATTGCATTATTGATTGTCGGTATTCCTTTGATGGTTTTGGAAATCGGCCTTGGTCATAAGATGCGTGGTTCAGCCCCGGCCTCATTCGCTAGTGTTTCTAAAAAATGGGAGTGGCTTGGTTGGTGGCAGGTAATTTTTGTAATGTTTGGCATCGTTCTTTATTATTCAGTTGTCATATCTTGGTGTTTAAGTTTTCTATTTTTTTCCTTTAAACTAAACTGGGCACCTGACCCGAATGTTTTCTTTTTTAAAAAGTTCCTAATGGTTAGTAGTGGCCCTTTTGATATCGGCCAGCTACGCACACCGATTGTATTTTCTTTACTTTTGGTCTGGTTTTTTAGTTGGCTTATTTTGTTTCGCGGGGTACAAAAGGGCTTAGAGCGGGCCAATAAGATATTTATGCCCCTTTTATTTTTTTTAACAGCAATTATTGTTTTTTGGGGTTTGCACCTGCCGGGAGCAAGGGCCGGGGTGATGGTTTATCTTACTCCTGATTTTAGTAGACTTAGCGATGTAAAAGTTTGGATGGATGCTTTTAGCCAGATATTTTTTACTTTGAGTTTAGGTTTCGGGATTATGATTGCGTATGCATCATATCTTCCTAAGAAGAGTGAAATTGTCAGAGACGCTTTAATTATTAGTGGCGTAAACTCTTTATTTTCTTTGTTTGCCGGGTTTGGTGTATTTGCAGTTTTGGGTTATATGGCTCATACTACCGGTCAGCCAATTAGCGAGGTAGTATCTGAGTCAATTGGCTTGGCCTTTGTAGCCTTCCCTAAGGCGATAAGCCTTTTGCCGTACCTTGCTAAGTTTTTTGGAATTGTCTTCTTTGGAAGTTTAGTTATTGCCGGATTGTCATCCTCAATTTCGATAGTCGAAGCTTTTACCTCAGGCTTAGTCGATAAGTTTCATTACTCACGTAAAAGTGTTGTCTCAGCTTTGTCAATATTGGGATTTTTAGGGGGTGTAGTTTTCGCAACCCAAGGTGGGCTTTATTGGTTAGATATTGTAGATCATTTCCTTACTCAGTATGGATTAGTGGCTGCGGCAATCTTTGAGTGTATATTACTTGGTTGGATTTATAAATCAAACAAGCTGAGGGGACACATAAACCATTATAGTAGTTGGCGTTTGCGCGGTTGGTGGGATATTTGTGTAAAATTTGTGATACCGTTAATTTTGCTTATAATTTTTGTTTCAGCTTTGGTCGAAGAGTTTAGTACGCCCTATGGAGGATATTCTCGTCTAGCAATCGTTTTAATTGGCAGAGATTGGCTTATCTACACTTTATTCTTCGCAATTATCGTCGCCTCACATCACTGGAAAACAGAACCCAGTGAAAGAAACCTTTAA
- a CDS encoding class A beta-lactamase-related serine hydrolase produces MRKNNLFIVGIILVIFLFLALFFGFKLSQKQKLFYEIREAIAQEAEKSSINYSLFIKDLAFPRVNLSYRVSESIPAASLLKVPILAVAFRATAEGKVTLDQTVVIEKKDITGGSGKLKAMSLPYSLTFVELLEFMISISDNTATNKVINLLGADYINTIFKELNLTSTSLSRKMMDFSRRSQGVENYTSAADIGLILEKIYDRKLVNREFSDIAMDLLKNQKVNDRIPRYLPDEAIVAHKTGLERGVVHDAGIVFSPAGDYIICVLVEGEKDYRKAKKFIAQSSLLAYNLYSKNKNKK; encoded by the coding sequence ATGAGAAAAAATAATCTTTTCATCGTCGGGATCATTCTTGTTATTTTTCTTTTCTTGGCTTTATTTTTTGGCTTTAAATTATCTCAAAAACAAAAGTTATTTTATGAGATAAGAGAGGCGATAGCTCAAGAGGCAGAAAAATCAAGCATTAACTATTCATTGTTTATTAAGGATTTAGCTTTTCCTAGGGTTAATTTAAGCTATCGAGTTAGCGAAAGTATTCCAGCGGCAAGTCTACTAAAAGTGCCAATTTTAGCTGTAGCTTTTCGGGCCACAGCTGAAGGAAAGGTGACTCTCGATCAGACAGTTGTAATTGAAAAAAAAGATATTACCGGCGGTTCGGGAAAATTAAAGGCAATGAGCTTGCCATATAGTTTGACTTTTGTTGAATTGCTTGAATTTATGATTAGCATAAGCGACAACACTGCTACTAATAAGGTGATTAATCTTTTGGGTGCTGATTATATCAACACAATTTTTAAGGAGCTAAATTTAACTAGCACAAGCTTAAGTCGAAAGATGATGGATTTTTCAAGGCGATCTCAGGGTGTTGAAAATTATACCAGCGCTGCCGATATCGGACTTATTTTAGAGAAGATTTATGATCGAAAATTAGTCAATAGGGAGTTTTCTGATATAGCGATGGATCTTTTAAAAAATCAGAAGGTTAACGATCGCATCCCGCGCTATTTACCAGACGAGGCTATTGTTGCTCATAAGACTGGGCTAGAACGGGGAGTTGTCCATGATGCTGGTATTGTTTTCTCTCCGGCCGGGGATTACATAATATGTGTATTGGTTGAAGGCGAGAAAGATTATCGCAAGGCTAAGAAATTCATTGCTCAAAGTTCACTACTGGCGTATAATTTATATAGTAAAAATAAGAATAAAAAATAG
- a CDS encoding glucose-1-phosphate adenylyltransferase: MSTILKDDVLAFVLAGGRGERLFPLTEERTKPSVPFGGKYRIIDFALSNLVNSGVYSIYVLVQYKSQSLIEHIRTSWRKPGVLPKHFITVVPPQMRKDAVSEWYRGTADAIYHNINLIYDFKPRHVVILGGDHIYRMNIKAMLDYHIRKKAQCTVAAIPIQANQAYEFGVADVDKNFQVKKFKEKPALSSDKAVFASMGNYIFNTDLLIDFLNEGARKNTLHDFGQDAIPYLARKKRGVYAYDFSKNKIPSLGRHEASYYWKDVGSVYSYWQANMDLLGRHPVLDLDNRQWPIYTSNFDCPPAYTIGSTIENSLLCEGVKVYGSTIRNSILGRSVKIDDGCLIEDSIVMDFTHIKKTSSIKRSIVDRFNTIPAGTKIGYDSRGDSKKYHLDSSGIVVVKRGSRNVSYVGL; the protein is encoded by the coding sequence ATGAGTACGATTCTTAAAGATGATGTATTGGCTTTTGTTTTAGCCGGGGGTAGAGGCGAGCGGTTGTTTCCTCTAACCGAAGAAAGAACAAAACCATCGGTTCCTTTTGGTGGTAAGTATAGAATAATTGACTTTGCGTTAAGTAATCTAGTCAACTCTGGTGTTTATTCAATTTACGTTTTGGTGCAGTATAAGTCACAATCGCTGATTGAGCATATAAGAACTAGTTGGCGTAAACCAGGAGTTTTACCGAAACATTTTATAACTGTAGTTCCGCCGCAAATGCGTAAGGATGCCGTAAGTGAGTGGTATCGAGGGACAGCTGACGCCATTTATCACAATATTAATCTTATTTATGATTTTAAACCACGTCATGTTGTTATTTTGGGCGGTGATCATATTTATCGGATGAATATAAAGGCAATGCTTGATTATCATATTCGTAAAAAAGCTCAATGTACGGTTGCGGCAATTCCAATTCAGGCTAATCAAGCCTATGAGTTTGGCGTGGCCGACGTTGATAAAAATTTTCAGGTTAAAAAATTCAAAGAAAAACCGGCGCTTTCAAGCGATAAAGCGGTCTTTGCTTCAATGGGAAACTATATATTCAATACAGATCTTTTAATTGATTTTCTTAATGAAGGGGCGAGAAAAAATACTCTGCATGATTTTGGTCAAGATGCAATACCCTATCTAGCTAGAAAAAAACGCGGAGTTTATGCCTATGATTTTTCAAAAAATAAGATCCCATCCCTGGGCCGGCATGAAGCTTCTTATTATTGGAAAGATGTAGGTTCAGTTTATTCTTATTGGCAGGCGAATATGGATTTGTTAGGTCGGCATCCGGTTCTTGATCTTGATAACCGACAGTGGCCGATATATACTTCTAATTTTGACTGCCCACCGGCTTATACTATTGGTTCGACAATAGAAAACTCTTTACTTTGCGAAGGGGTTAAAGTTTATGGTTCAACGATTAGGAATTCGATTCTTGGGCGTTCAGTTAAAATAGATGATGGTTGTTTGATTGAAGATTCAATAGTCATGGATTTTACACATATTAAGAAGACATCTTCTATCAAGCGGTCAATTGTTGATCGTTTTAATACTATACCGGCTGGAACAAAGATTGGTTATGATTCTCGGGGAGATTCAAAAAAATACCATCTTGATTCTTCAGGTATCGTAGTTGTAAAGAGAGGGTCTCGCAACGTGTCTTATGTTGGTTTATAG
- the mgtE gene encoding magnesium transporter: MLRRGLVKKIERLIEEKKYSGIKSLLPRHPEDIAELISQFSIPAHKLFVFRLVPYSKAVDVFEYLSTEEEEDMLKTLSSQEIRDILNEMSPDDRTELFEEVPAELAKRFINLLSPEERKVAVEFLNYPSESVGRLVTPDFVQLYESMTVAEALSHIREVGIEKETVYHCYVLDNQKRLIGIVSLKKLVLSNPETRISEIMFNKDVIKVTASTDKEVAANIFKRYDLLVLPVVDHNDKLLGIVTFDDLVDVLEEEATEDFERIAAVVPVEKPYLEANFFELLWKRSFWLIVLVVLESTSSLVMKNYGGVIQRWIALSFFLPVLIATGGNAGMQSAMMIIRGLTIGDIKVKDFFRVVFRESLLGLSIGLILALVGLARVFIQEGGDWLLSISVGVAMGITVMFAAVIGASLPIIFRKLKLDPALMSGPLITTIVDVVGVFIYFEIARLILGL; the protein is encoded by the coding sequence ATGTTGCGGCGAGGGTTAGTTAAAAAAATTGAGCGTTTGATTGAGGAAAAGAAATACTCTGGTATAAAGAGTTTGCTTCCGCGTCACCCTGAGGATATCGCTGAGCTTATCAGTCAGTTTTCAATTCCTGCTCACAAACTTTTTGTCTTCCGTTTAGTTCCCTACAGTAAGGCTGTCGACGTTTTTGAGTATCTATCAACCGAAGAAGAAGAGGATATGCTTAAAACTTTAAGCAGTCAAGAAATTCGGGATATTCTTAATGAGATGTCTCCTGACGATAGAACTGAGTTATTTGAAGAGGTACCGGCAGAGTTGGCCAAGCGATTTATTAACTTATTGTCGCCTGAGGAGCGTAAAGTTGCCGTTGAGTTTCTTAATTATCCTTCGGAGTCAGTAGGCCGTCTAGTTACTCCGGATTTTGTACAGTTGTACGAAAGTATGACTGTAGCTGAAGCTCTTTCTCATATTCGCGAGGTAGGTATTGAAAAGGAAACTGTCTACCATTGTTATGTTTTAGATAATCAGAAGCGCTTAATTGGCATAGTTTCTTTAAAGAAGCTAGTGCTTTCAAATCCCGAGACTAGAATTTCTGAAATAATGTTTAATAAAGATGTAATTAAAGTAACCGCTTCAACCGATAAAGAAGTTGCGGCTAATATTTTTAAGCGTTACGATCTTTTAGTTCTTCCAGTTGTCGACCATAATGATAAGTTGCTAGGTATAGTTACCTTTGATGACTTGGTTGATGTTTTAGAAGAGGAGGCAACCGAAGACTTTGAAAGAATCGCAGCGGTCGTTCCAGTTGAAAAGCCTTATTTAGAGGCTAATTTCTTTGAGTTGCTTTGGAAGCGAAGTTTTTGGCTGATCGTGTTGGTAGTTCTCGAATCAACCTCAAGCCTAGTTATGAAGAATTATGGTGGAGTTATCCAACGTTGGATAGCCTTAAGTTTTTTTCTTCCGGTTCTTATTGCCACTGGTGGAAATGCCGGCATGCAGTCAGCAATGATGATTATTAGAGGCTTAACTATTGGTGATATCAAGGTTAAGGATTTTTTTAGGGTCGTTTTCAGGGAATCTCTGCTTGGTCTTTCAATCGGATTGATTCTTGCTTTAGTAGGTTTGGCTCGGGTTTTCATTCAAGAAGGAGGAGATTGGCTGTTAAGCATTTCAGTCGGAGTAGCCATGGGTATTACGGTTATGTTCGCGGCAGTTATCGGGGCATCGCTTCCGATTATTTTTAGAAAGTTAAAGCTCGATCCGGCCCTTATGAGTGGACCTTTAATTACAACTATCGTTGATGTTGTCGGAGTTTTTATTTATTTTGAAATAGCCCGCTTGATATTAGGATTATGA
- a CDS encoding type II secretion system protein GspG, giving the protein MRKGFTLIELIVVIAIIAILAAIIAPNAFKAIEKARNAKTIADLKAIKTAITALYADTGRFTRGCAAFVTTELEMRLNDEGVGLLDKPVARVWHAGGSGDAPCEWTASNVEAWDGPYVEGGNLIDVWQEAYIYDGDYTVCTINCAGGCVFNIYTECASADPARLLCEDECGPAGPCKPPVLGSFGPDGEWYTCDDIVVKLSN; this is encoded by the coding sequence ATGCGTAAAGGTTTTACTCTAATTGAACTAATTGTAGTCATCGCGATTATCGCTATTTTAGCTGCTATCATCGCCCCTAATGCTTTCAAAGCAATTGAAAAAGCCAGAAATGCTAAGACAATAGCTGATTTGAAAGCCATAAAGACTGCGATAACCGCTTTGTATGCTGATACAGGGAGGTTCACTCGTGGTTGTGCTGCTTTTGTAACTACTGAGCTTGAGATGAGGTTAAATGATGAGGGTGTAGGTTTGCTAGATAAGCCTGTAGCGAGAGTGTGGCATGCTGGTGGTTCTGGTGATGCGCCTTGCGAATGGACTGCAAGTAATGTGGAGGCTTGGGACGGACCTTATGTTGAGGGTGGTAACCTTATTGATGTTTGGCAAGAGGCTTATATCTATGATGGTGATTATACAGTTTGTACGATTAACTGTGCTGGTGGTTGTGTGTTTAATATTTATACTGAGTGTGCTTCAGCTGATCCAGCACGATTGTTATGTGAAGATGAATGTGGCCCAGCTGGACCCTGTAAGCCCCCAGTTTTGGGTTCGTTTGGTCCAGACGGTGAGTGGTACACTTGTGATGATATAGTAGTGAAGCTTAGCAACTAA